AAGCCGGATGAAACGAAGAATTCTGCATGCATGGGCCGCTCTGGCGGGGGCGCTCCTGTTGCTGCCCGCCACTTCGGGCGCCCAGCCCGGCGCCTGTCCGGCGCGGGGGCTGCTCGGCCAGATGCTCATGGTGCGGGTGCCCGCGCTGCCGACCCAGGAGCTGCGCGAGTATCGCGCCCAGCTTCGCGCCGACAACATCGGCGGCGTCATTCTCTTTGGCGCCAACTTCCGCAAGATGAACGACCCCAATGAGGTCGTCGCGTTTACGAACTTCCTGCAGGCCGGCGCGGCTTCCCCGCTGTTCATCTCCACCGATCAGGAGGGCGGCGCCGTGCAGCGTCTTCGCCGCCGGCAGGGCTTTACCGACATGCCGCGCTTCGAGGAACTCGGCCGCCACGGAGATGACGAGTTGGCCTATGCCTTCGGTCAGGTAATCGGACGCGAGCTGGCCAGCGTCGGTGTGAACTGGAACTTCGCGCCGGTGCTCGATGTCAAAACCAATCCCGACAACCCCATGATTGCCCGGTGGAACCGCGCGCTCTCGGAAGATCCGCGGGCCGTGGCCGAGCTGGGGATGCACGTCATTCGCGGCATGCAGCGCGAGGGCGTCGTGGCAACGGCCAAGCATTTTCCCGGCGTGGGGGATGCGC
The Chrysiogenia bacterium genome window above contains:
- the nagZ gene encoding beta-N-acetylhexosaminidase; protein product: MKRRILHAWAALAGALLLLPATSGAQPGACPARGLLGQMLMVRVPALPTQELREYRAQLRADNIGGVILFGANFRKMNDPNEVVAFTNFLQAGAASPLFISTDQEGGAVQRLRRRQGFTDMPRFEELGRHGDDELAYAFGQVIGRELASVGVNWNFAPVLDVKTNPDNPMIARWNRALSEDPRAVAELGMHVIRGMQREGVVATAKHFPGVGDARGDSHKVLPAIRRDWHQLNEVELQPFRRAIEEGVAAVLMGHVLTPLIEPEGHSASLSKFWIETTLRGRLGFEGLVVTDDLDMGAITGNKTREEAALEAILAGNDMLMITGGGEREVLDSLCEVLARRDRTSLKLYDRVLESVDRIERTKARFGIENFQPLPLLSERPSSRSHERVATKIREPSPERVR